A genomic segment from Nicotiana tabacum cultivar K326 chromosome 7, ASM71507v2, whole genome shotgun sequence encodes:
- the LOC107829994 gene encoding fatty acyl-CoA reductase 3 isoform X2 yields MESCGINQFLEGKTIFIAGATGYLAKILIEKILRVQPNVKKLYLLIRAPDSNLAKERFNNEVIKTDLFGVLRKKLGANLQALIEDRVFLVAGDIACDNLGINSELKNEMFKEIDIIVNSAAATRFDERYDTAIRTNTLGALNILKFSKQCSKLNMLLHISTAYVCGENDGLILEKPLHYGETLNGGSQLDIEVEQKVVEETLNDLKARNAAEKEVTLAMRALGIERAKIHGWPNTYTFTKAMGEMLLGHLKEDLQLIILRPTVILSTYKEPFPGWIEGMRTTDTFIVGYGKGKQNVIMGDKESIIDVIPADMVVNSIIAAMVAHRNCSSHSTTVYHISSSRRNQLNIGDTIQFSVDYFKKNRWIDERGKPVKLKKVRTLDSMASLHKYMTIYYKPLLKILEWANLILCQLFQKLHTDLERRNNLVIRLAELYKPYVFFKGVFDDTNAEMLLMVTKESNADDTFNFDPTTIQWEKYFKEIHIPGLVKYIF; encoded by the exons ATGGAATCGTGCGGCATTAATCAGTTTCTTGAAGGCAAGACCATTTTCATCGCTGGTGCAACTGGCTACCTAGCAAAGA TTCTCATCGAGAAGATACTCCGTGTCCAGCCAAATGTGAAGAAGCTCTACTTGCTAATTAGAGCTCCAGATTCAAATTTAGCTAAAGAGCGTTTTAACAACGAG GTTATAAAGACAGATCTGTTTGGAGTTCTAAGGAAGAAATTGGGTGCCAACTTACAGGCCCTTATAGAAGACAGAGTTTTCCTAGTTGCTGGTGATATAGCTTGTGATAATTTGGGGATAAATTCTGAGCTGAAAAATGAGATGTTCAAAGAAATAGACATAATTGTAAACTCAGCTGCTGCAACTAGATTTGATGAAAG ATATGATACTGCAATAAGGACCAATACACTGGGTGCCCTGAATATTCTTAAGTTTTCCAAACAGTGCTCAAAACTAAATATGCTTCTCCATATTAGCACAG CTTATGTTTGTGGAGAAAATGATGGATTGATACTAGAGAAACCATTGCACTATGGTGAGACGCTTAATGGAGGCTCTCAATTGGACATAGAAGTGGAGCAAAAGGTTGTAGAGGAGACACTAAACGACCTTAAAGCTAGGAATGCCGCTGAAAAGGAAGTAACTTTAGCTATGAGAGCTCTAGGTATTGAGAG GGCAAAGATACATGGATGGCCAAACACATACACGTTCACCAAAGCAATGGGAGAGATGCTTTTAGGACACTTAAAGGAGGATCTCCAACTCATAATCCTACGGCCAACAGTTATATTAAGCACCTACAAGGAACCATTCCCAGGATGGATTGAAGGAATGag AACCACGGACACCTTCATTGTTGGCTATGGTAAAGGAAAACAGAATGTTATCATGGGAGATAAAGAATCGATAATAGATGTG ATTCCAGCTGATATGGTAGTGAACTCAATCATCGCGGCTATGGTAGCCCATAGAAATTGCTCTTCCCATTCAACTACTGTTTACCATATTAGCTCCTCTAGGAGGAATCAACTAAATATTGGTGATACTATACAATTTTCCGTTGATTACTTCAAGAAGAATCGGTGGATTGACGAAAGAGGGAAGCCGGTCAAACTAAAGAAAGTTCGTACACTGGATAGCATGGCTAGCCTTCATAAATACATGACAATCTACTACAAGCCATTATTAAAG ATATTAGAGTGGGCAAACTTGATACTTTGCCAACTTTTCCAAAAGCTGCATACAGACTTGGAAAGAAGGAACAATCTCGTCATTCGACTAGCTGAACTCTACAAGCCCTACGTGTTCTTCAAAGGAGT TTTCGATGATACTAACGCTGAGATGTTGCTAATGGTAACAAAAGAAAGTAATGCAGATGATACGTTTAATTTTGATCCAACAACTATTCAGTGGGAAAAATACTTTAAGGAAATTCATATTCCCGGATTAGTGAAGTACATCTTTTAA
- the LOC107829994 gene encoding fatty acyl-CoA reductase 3 isoform X1, whose protein sequence is MESCGINQFLEGKTIFIAGATGYLAKMLYLLHINVVLIEKILRVQPNVKKLYLLIRAPDSNLAKERFNNEVIKTDLFGVLRKKLGANLQALIEDRVFLVAGDIACDNLGINSELKNEMFKEIDIIVNSAAATRFDERYDTAIRTNTLGALNILKFSKQCSKLNMLLHISTAYVCGENDGLILEKPLHYGETLNGGSQLDIEVEQKVVEETLNDLKARNAAEKEVTLAMRALGIERAKIHGWPNTYTFTKAMGEMLLGHLKEDLQLIILRPTVILSTYKEPFPGWIEGMRTTDTFIVGYGKGKQNVIMGDKESIIDVIPADMVVNSIIAAMVAHRNCSSHSTTVYHISSSRRNQLNIGDTIQFSVDYFKKNRWIDERGKPVKLKKVRTLDSMASLHKYMTIYYKPLLKILEWANLILCQLFQKLHTDLERRNNLVIRLAELYKPYVFFKGVFDDTNAEMLLMVTKESNADDTFNFDPTTIQWEKYFKEIHIPGLVKYIF, encoded by the exons ATGGAATCGTGCGGCATTAATCAGTTTCTTGAAGGCAAGACCATTTTCATCGCTGGTGCAACTGGCTACCTAGCAAAGA TGCTTTATTTGTTACATATTAATGTAGTTCTCATCGAGAAGATACTCCGTGTCCAGCCAAATGTGAAGAAGCTCTACTTGCTAATTAGAGCTCCAGATTCAAATTTAGCTAAAGAGCGTTTTAACAACGAG GTTATAAAGACAGATCTGTTTGGAGTTCTAAGGAAGAAATTGGGTGCCAACTTACAGGCCCTTATAGAAGACAGAGTTTTCCTAGTTGCTGGTGATATAGCTTGTGATAATTTGGGGATAAATTCTGAGCTGAAAAATGAGATGTTCAAAGAAATAGACATAATTGTAAACTCAGCTGCTGCAACTAGATTTGATGAAAG ATATGATACTGCAATAAGGACCAATACACTGGGTGCCCTGAATATTCTTAAGTTTTCCAAACAGTGCTCAAAACTAAATATGCTTCTCCATATTAGCACAG CTTATGTTTGTGGAGAAAATGATGGATTGATACTAGAGAAACCATTGCACTATGGTGAGACGCTTAATGGAGGCTCTCAATTGGACATAGAAGTGGAGCAAAAGGTTGTAGAGGAGACACTAAACGACCTTAAAGCTAGGAATGCCGCTGAAAAGGAAGTAACTTTAGCTATGAGAGCTCTAGGTATTGAGAG GGCAAAGATACATGGATGGCCAAACACATACACGTTCACCAAAGCAATGGGAGAGATGCTTTTAGGACACTTAAAGGAGGATCTCCAACTCATAATCCTACGGCCAACAGTTATATTAAGCACCTACAAGGAACCATTCCCAGGATGGATTGAAGGAATGag AACCACGGACACCTTCATTGTTGGCTATGGTAAAGGAAAACAGAATGTTATCATGGGAGATAAAGAATCGATAATAGATGTG ATTCCAGCTGATATGGTAGTGAACTCAATCATCGCGGCTATGGTAGCCCATAGAAATTGCTCTTCCCATTCAACTACTGTTTACCATATTAGCTCCTCTAGGAGGAATCAACTAAATATTGGTGATACTATACAATTTTCCGTTGATTACTTCAAGAAGAATCGGTGGATTGACGAAAGAGGGAAGCCGGTCAAACTAAAGAAAGTTCGTACACTGGATAGCATGGCTAGCCTTCATAAATACATGACAATCTACTACAAGCCATTATTAAAG ATATTAGAGTGGGCAAACTTGATACTTTGCCAACTTTTCCAAAAGCTGCATACAGACTTGGAAAGAAGGAACAATCTCGTCATTCGACTAGCTGAACTCTACAAGCCCTACGTGTTCTTCAAAGGAGT TTTCGATGATACTAACGCTGAGATGTTGCTAATGGTAACAAAAGAAAGTAATGCAGATGATACGTTTAATTTTGATCCAACAACTATTCAGTGGGAAAAATACTTTAAGGAAATTCATATTCCCGGATTAGTGAAGTACATCTTTTAA